In a genomic window of Phoenix dactylifera cultivar Barhee BC4 unplaced genomic scaffold, palm_55x_up_171113_PBpolish2nd_filt_p 001231F, whole genome shotgun sequence:
- the LOC103697271 gene encoding uncharacterized protein LOC103697271, with translation MATGSLLEATALLGEPPKFRPRPLKWNPFFHKFQSRLPLPLPTIAKSIKVSVQSVLNPVAALRPSAAAAPSSPEERNKFARAVLETLRRLRKSAIAVVFLGFLLTADPLAALAASGGRMGGSAFSSSSSRSHSSSSSRSHTSSSVHSYSRPSISSFSYSVPYYAPSPFGAGGGLVRAIGVGFNSEGGFILLMLGFAAVILLAGIISDQRDGGSVLADTRKTSVLKLQVGLLGMARSLQKDLDRIAETADTSTPEGLSYVLTGKVKPDLQGFSFYQIITIL, from the exons ATGGCCACCGGTTCGCTCCTCGAAGCCACCGCTTTGCTCGGAGAACCGCCCAAATTCCGGCCTCGCCCTCTGAAATGGAACCCTTTCTTCCACAAATTCCAATCCCGAttgcctcttcctcttcccacAATCGCTAAATCCATCAAAGTTTCTGTCCAATCCGTCCTGAATCCGGTGGCGGCGCTTCGGCCATCCGCTGCCGCTGCGCCCTCCTCCCCGGAGGAGAGGAACAAATTCGCGAGGGCGGTTCTTGAAACCCTAAGAAGGCTGAGGAAATCGGCGATCGCCGTCGTCTTTCTAGGGTTCCTCCTGACGGCCGATCCGCTGGCCGCCCTCGCGGCCTCCGGGGGAAGGATGGGAGGAAgtgccttctcttcttcttcttctcggtcccattcttcttcttcttctcggtCCCATACTTCTTCTTCTGTGCATTCTTATTCGAGACCCTCAATCTCTAGCTTCTCATACTCTGTTCCGTACTACGCTCCCTCTCCGTTCGGAGCAGGAGGAGGTTTAGTTCGGGCCATCGGGGTGGGCTTCAACTCGGAGGGTGGATTTATCCTCCTTATGCTTGGTTTTGCGGCAGTTATTTTGCTCGCTGGAATTATTTCGGACCAGAGGGATGGTGGGAGCGTCCTCGCTGACACCCGCAAGACAAGTGTCCTCAAACTTCAG GTTGGCTTATTGGGCATGGCACGATCACTTCAGAAAGATCTTGATCGAATTGCTGAAACTGCAGACACATCTACTCCAGAGGGGTTGAGCTATGTGTTGACAGGTAAAGTAAAGCCAGATCTACAAGGTTTCTCATTTTATCAAATTATCACAATTCTATGA